ATGGGCACCCTGCTCATCAGCAAGATCAGGGAGGAGTACCCTGACCGCATCATGAATACCTTCAGTGTGGTTCCCTCTCCAAAGGTAATGCATCAACTATTGTGCCATTGTATATAGTAAAAACTTTAATGTGTCATCAGAATAAAATATTAATACCGTTATTTATTGCTACTCTGATAGAGACATCATATAAAGTTGAAGttttatgtctctttttttagttttactaCGAATGGTGAATTATCTTGTGAGTTCTTGCTATCGATTTTGATATTAAAACATATGTCAACTTGACACTAAGTAAgtagtttgtttacatgtaatgCTCTTTATTGGTAAGTCCAGCAATAGCAAATGCccatcaaaatgtaaaaatgaagaAGTAAAGCCAGTGTCTTATGAGATTGCAGCACTATTCTCAGTCAGTGAACGGTCTAAAATAGATGTGGACAGCCAGAAAACGCTACAAGTAAAACAATGGTTCTCAGTTGCAAAAACAACCCCATGCATCGTATTGTAACCGTGATCTGTGGGGGGGAAAGTTATCTATTGATTggtaaagcgtgatttatgcttcagCGTTAAATGGTAATGGTTTTGTAATGGTGTGCATActatcacatgggaaaagtaactacatttacataccgtgaattgtttttttaattgagcCTAATCAATATGTGTAGAATATATGTAATCTATACCTTGATGTTCCTCGTCTCTCATCTTCAGGTCTCGGACACAGTGGTTGAGCCGTACAACGCCACGCTGTCCGTCCACCAGCTGGTAGAAAACACAGACGAGACCTACTGCATTGACAACGAAGCCCTTTATGACATCTGCTTCCGCACTCTCAAACTCACTACTCCCACCTACGGTGACCTCAACCACCTGGTCTCGGCCACCATGAGCGGCGTGACCACCTGTCTGCGTTTCCCCGGCCAGCTCAACGCTGATCTGAGGAAACTGGCCGTCAACATGGTGCCCTTCCCCCGTCTCCACTTCTTCATGCCTGGCTTTGCCCCTCTGACCAGCAGGGGGAGCCAGCAGTACCGTGCCCTGACGGTGCCAGAGCTCACCCAGCAGGTGTTTGATGCCAAAAACATGATGGCTGCCTGCGACCCCCGCCACGGACGCTACCTGACGGTGGCCGCCGTGTTCCGCGGCCGCATGTCCATGAAGGAGGTGGACGAGCAAATGCTGAACGTCCAAAACAAGAACAGCAGCTACTTTGTGGAGTGGATCCCCAACAATGTCAAGACGGCCGTCTGCGACATCCCGCCACGCGGCCTCAAGATGGCCGTCACCTTCATCGGCAACAGCACCGCCATCCAGGAGCTGTTCAAACGCATCTCTGAGCAGTTCACCGCCATGTTCCGCCGCAAGGCCTTCCTCCACTGGTACACCGGCGAGGGCATGGACGAGATGGAGTTCACCGAGGCGGAGAGCAACATGAACGACCTGGTCTCCGAGTACCAGCAGTACCAGGACGCCACGGccgaggaggagggagagtttGAGGAAGACGTGGAAGAGGATGCCTAAAGAAGTAACAAGAAAATGATGTAACATGAGCTGGAGAATAAGGAGAATATAATAaccaataagaaaaaaaaaatccagaaaaaataaacaatattgtgatatgaaatTAAGGAATTTGGCAGATCGGATAAGTAAGGCTGGTTAGAGAAGTATGGCAGTCTGAATTGGTTAATGGAGGATGGAAACTATGTgaagacaaaataataaaagatgAATGTAGGCAGATAAGTGAAAGAGTAACAGGATCAAAATGACAAGACCA
Above is a window of Sander vitreus isolate 19-12246 chromosome 14, sanVit1, whole genome shotgun sequence DNA encoding:
- the LOC144529027 gene encoding tubulin beta chain-like isoform X2, translated to MWVDGRDVDNAAYIVASQGGKYVPRAILVDLEPGTMDSVRSGPFGQIFRPDNFVFGQSGAGNNWAKGHYTEGAELVDSVLDVVRKEAESCECLQGFQLTHSLGGGTGSGMGTLLISKIREEYPDRIMNTFSVVPSPKVSDTVVEPYNATLSVHQLVENTDETYCIDNEALYDICFRTLKLTTPTYGDLNHLVSATMSGVTTCLRFPGQLNADLRKLAVNMVPFPRLHFFMPGFAPLTSRGSQQYRALTVPELTQQVFDAKNMMAACDPRHGRYLTVAAVFRGRMSMKEVDEQMLNVQNKNSSYFVEWIPNNVKTAVCDIPPRGLKMAVTFIGNSTAIQELFKRISEQFTAMFRRKAFLHWYTGEGMDEMEFTEAESNMNDLVSEYQQYQDATAEEEGEFEEDVEEDA
- the LOC144529027 gene encoding tubulin beta chain-like isoform X1 — its product is MREIVHIQAGQCGNQIGAKFWEVISDEHGIDPTGTYHGDSDLQLDRISVYYNEATGGKYVPRAILVDLEPGTMDSVRSGPFGQIFRPDNFVFGQSGAGNNWAKGHYTEGAELVDSVLDVVRKEAESCECLQGFQLTHSLGGGTGSGMGTLLISKIREEYPDRIMNTFSVVPSPKVSDTVVEPYNATLSVHQLVENTDETYCIDNEALYDICFRTLKLTTPTYGDLNHLVSATMSGVTTCLRFPGQLNADLRKLAVNMVPFPRLHFFMPGFAPLTSRGSQQYRALTVPELTQQVFDAKNMMAACDPRHGRYLTVAAVFRGRMSMKEVDEQMLNVQNKNSSYFVEWIPNNVKTAVCDIPPRGLKMAVTFIGNSTAIQELFKRISEQFTAMFRRKAFLHWYTGEGMDEMEFTEAESNMNDLVSEYQQYQDATAEEEGEFEEDVEEDA